The stretch of DNA TTCCTTACCGGCTATGGCTGCGCACGTTTCTTCACCGAGAACTTCCGCGAGCCGGATCAACAACTCGGCTATCTCATCGGCAATTGGCTGACCATGGGCATGACCCTGTCCCTGCCCATGATCGTGGCAGGTATCTGGTTCATCTGGCGCGCCAACACCGAACCTTATCTGGGCACGCAGACGGCTGTTAAAGACAAAAAATAATGCCCGACCTTTCCACGATTATCCGCGATGAAATCAGCGAAACGGGGCCGATGCCGGTTGCTCGCTTCATGGCACTGGCCCTTGGCCACCCCCAGCACGGCTACTATACAACCAGCGATCCTCTGGGTACGGACTTTACGACCTCGCCCGAGATCAGCCAGATGTTCGGCGAGCTTGTCGGGGCATGGGCAGCTGACGTGTGGCATCAGATCGGCTCGCCAGTTGCTTTCACACTGGTTGAGCTTGGCCCCGGCCGTGGCACCTTGATGGCAGACGCCCTGCGCGCAGCCTCCGGCCAGCCGGGCTTTGCCAAGGCCGCCCGCATCCAGATGGTGGAAACAAGCCCGGTACTCGGCCGGGTTCAGCAGGCAACGCTCGCCCCCATCACCACAAAATTCGGCTATGCGGAACCGGAATGGATCAGCTCGGTCGACCAGTTGGCAGACGGTCCTCTGATCATCATCGCCAATGAATTTTTTGATGCCCTGCCGATCCACCAGTTCGTAAAGACCGACAAGGGTTGGCGCGAACAATGTGTGGTCGAGGCTGATGGCGAACTTGCTTTCGCGCCATCTCCGACACCGGTGCCCGGCGGCGTCATGCTGGCCCCGTCCCTCAAGGATGCTCCTTTTGGAACCATCACGGAAACCTGCCAGGCAGGCACGGCCATCATATCCGAACTATGCCAGCGCATCGCCAATACCAGCGGCGCGGTCCTGATCATCGACTATGGCTACACCCGTAGTGCGGCCGGCGACACGCTGCAGGCCATGCGCAAGGGCAAATTCGTGCCGGTGCTCGAAAATCCCGGCAAGGCCGACCTTACTGCCCACGTGGATTTCCAGGCACTTGCCGAGTGCGCAGGCGAAGGCACCACGGCCCACCCTGCCACCACACAGGGGCAGTTCCTGATACAGCTTGGCATCGCGCAAAGAGCCGCCATGCTGAAGCAGGGAGCGACGCCTGATCAGGCAGAAGCCATCGATGAGGCCGTACGCCGCTTGACCGATGACGATGCAATGGGGACGCTGTTCAAAGTGCTGGCGATCACCGCCGGGCGCATTGACCCCGCAGGATTCTAGAAGATCATGCCCACCCGTCCGATCCACGCTATGGAACTCGAAGATTTGCCCGGCATCCGCCACGGATTCTATACGCGCACGGGTGGCGTCTCCACGGGCATCTACAGAGGTCTCAATTGCGGCCCTGGCTCCAACGACGATGCCAGCGCCGTCGAGCTGAACCGCACCCGGGTCGCGATCTCCATGAATGTCGCGCCGGAAAACCTGATGTCGCTCTATCAAATCCACTCGGCATCCGCGATTCCAGTGACAGAACCCTGGACGGACAACGCCCGTCCCCAGGCGGACGGCATGGCAACGGCCACACCCGGCATTGCCCTTGGCATCCTCACCGCTGATTGCGCGCCCATTCTGTTTGCCGACCCCAAGGCACAGGTGATTGGCGCTGCCCATGCAGGCTGGCGTGGCGCCGTTGCCGGTGTGGCTGAAGCAACGCTCGACCAGATGGAAAAGCTGGGTGCCAAACGCGCAGACATCATCGCTGTCGTCGGTCCCGCCATCAGCCAGGAAAACTACGAGGTTGGCGCTGATCTACGCACCGACGTGCTGGCCGAGAGCGAAGGCAATGCCCGGTTCTTTGATGCCTCGGATCGGCCGGATCATTGGCGTTTTGACCTTGAGGCCTATGTGCTGCACCGCCTGAAAATGGCGGGTGTCGGCACCATGGCGGGCCTGAGTGAGTGCACCTATGCAGATGATGACCGTTTTTTCAGCTATCGCCGCACAACCCACCGGGGCGAGGCGGACTATGGGCGCCAGATATCCTGCATTGCCCTCTCCTGAGGACCCGTCTTGAAGACCCGGCTGCAAAGCCGACGCGGGCCCACTGATCGCCTATACTTTGCGCAACAACCCAAAACGTGATTCGATTCACGGCACAACTGGCGCGTGTGCGCCCCATCAGGCGATCTGACCAGACAATGACCCCCGTCCGCTCCATATGTGTTGCCGCCATGGCGCTACTGGCCACCGCCAGTTGCGGCACATGGGGCGATGAAGCGGAAAACCCGGTGGATGTCACAACGCTGGATGTCGCCCGCCCGGGCCTTGCAGTGGCCCCCATTATCGGTGCACCGGTTGATGCCAGCGCGCGCCTGACCGAAATCATCTCAAGCGCGGCCTCTGCCCGCGGCGTGCCCCTGGCTATGGACAACATGGCCGCCGGCTTTGATTACGTGCTGGAAGGCACAGCCTCCGCCCGTCAGACCCCACAGGGAACCGTCCTGGCCTTTGCCTGGGACCTGACGGACGCCAACGGCATCCGGCAGCACAGGTTCATAGACACCCAGATCGTCCCCACCCGCTCTCCGCAGGTGGCCTGGAGCACGGCAGGCAATGCCTCCTTGTCCAAAGTCGCCATGCAGGTTGCCGACGAACTGGCGGGCTTTTATGGCCAGCAGGCGGTGCTGGCCAATGCGGGCACCTATGTGGGCGATACCTCTATGATCACGACCGCTGCTCTGCCGCCCACGGGCGCACCGTCAGCGCCAGCACCCGCTCCGGTTGATCTGACCGGCCCCATTACACTCCATCTGCGCGAAGTCGCTGGCGAACCAAAATCCGCCCAACCGATTCTCGGGCCCGCCCTGCGGCGCGCCTTCCAGAGCAAGGGTGCCAATCTGCTTGCAGCGCCCGAGCCCGGCATCCTGCTGGTGACCGGCTCCATGGTTGTGCGCCCCTCGTCAGCAGGCGGCGATATGGTGACCCTGCAATGGGATGTCACCCGCGCGGGCGGCGCCCCGGTTGGCTCTATTGTGCAGGAACGCCTGTTTGCGCCCGGGCAGATCAACACGGCATGGACACAGGCCGCACCGGCGGCCGCGGAAGAGGCCGTGCGTGCCGTCTATGCACTGGTGTCTCCTGACCGCGACACCAAGGCAAAAACGGCGGCCTTAAGAGAGCTTCGCGGGTTTACATCGCCGGACGCGTATTGATACAACGCGCCCGCTGACTAGGCGTCATGGAAGTGTCATCCAACGCCCACAAAGCTCGCGCATCGACTGCTTAAAGGGGGCCTCGCACCAAGCGGGGATCGGGACCGAATGAAGCTTCTTGCCGGTAACTCCAACCGGGCGCTGAGCGAAGCCATCGCCGCCTATCTCAACGTGCCGCTCACCAAGGCCATCGTCCGCCGGTTTGCGGATATGGAAGTTTTCGTCGAGATTCAGGAAAACGTCCGCGGCGAGGATGCCTTTGTCATCCAGTCCACGTCGTTCCCGGCCAATGACCATTTGATGGAACTGCTGATCTGCATTGATGCGTTGAAGCGTGCCAGCGCGCGCCGCATCACGGCGGTCATTCCCTATTTCGGCTACGCCCGCCAGGACCGCAAGCCCGGTCCGCGCACGCCGATCTCCGCCAAGCTGGTCTCCAACCTCATCACCAATGCCGGTGCGGATCGCGTGCTGACCGTTGATCTCCACGCCGGACAGATCCAGGGCTTCTTTGATATCCCGACAGACAATCTGTTTGCCGCCCCTGTCCTGACCCAGGACATCAAGGAGAATTTCGGCGCCGACCCGCTCATGG from Pyruvatibacter sp. HU-CL02332 encodes:
- a CDS encoding SAM-dependent methyltransferase, whose amino-acid sequence is MPDLSTIIRDEISETGPMPVARFMALALGHPQHGYYTTSDPLGTDFTTSPEISQMFGELVGAWAADVWHQIGSPVAFTLVELGPGRGTLMADALRAASGQPGFAKAARIQMVETSPVLGRVQQATLAPITTKFGYAEPEWISSVDQLADGPLIIIANEFFDALPIHQFVKTDKGWREQCVVEADGELAFAPSPTPVPGGVMLAPSLKDAPFGTITETCQAGTAIISELCQRIANTSGAVLIIDYGYTRSAAGDTLQAMRKGKFVPVLENPGKADLTAHVDFQALAECAGEGTTAHPATTQGQFLIQLGIAQRAAMLKQGATPDQAEAIDEAVRRLTDDDAMGTLFKVLAITAGRIDPAGF
- the pgeF gene encoding peptidoglycan editing factor PgeF produces the protein MPTRPIHAMELEDLPGIRHGFYTRTGGVSTGIYRGLNCGPGSNDDASAVELNRTRVAISMNVAPENLMSLYQIHSASAIPVTEPWTDNARPQADGMATATPGIALGILTADCAPILFADPKAQVIGAAHAGWRGAVAGVAEATLDQMEKLGAKRADIIAVVGPAISQENYEVGADLRTDVLAESEGNARFFDASDRPDHWRFDLEAYVLHRLKMAGVGTMAGLSECTYADDDRFFSYRRTTHRGEADYGRQISCIALS
- a CDS encoding ribose-phosphate pyrophosphokinase yields the protein MKLLAGNSNRALSEAIAAYLNVPLTKAIVRRFADMEVFVEIQENVRGEDAFVIQSTSFPANDHLMELLICIDALKRASARRITAVIPYFGYARQDRKPGPRTPISAKLVSNLITNAGADRVLTVDLHAGQIQGFFDIPTDNLFAAPVLTQDIKENFGADPLMVVSPDVGGVVRARALAKRIDADLAIVDKRRERAGESEVMNIIGDVEGRSCILMDDIVDSAGTLCNAAQALLDQGAKEVSAYVSHGVLSGGAVARVSSSKLKNLVITDTIQATEAIRVSHNIRVVSIAPLIGEAMHRIAEERSVSSLFD